The region ACAACGCAGCAATGGCGGTTGGTGAACCATACCCGGCTACCTGAAAAGCGGCATCATTGGGCGCGAAAAGTGTCAGATTACCTCCTTTGAGCAAGTCGCCCATTTCTGAATAGGTAACAGCAGCCCGCAGTATCGAAAATTGACTGTCTTCCAGGATACGGTCAGTGATTGTCTGGGGAGTGGCGACGGTATCATCACTTTTTGTGCACCCTGTTAAAACCGTCAGCACCAGAAAAAGTACAGACATCAGACGTGTACCTTTTAAAAAAAGAGCGTTCATACGAAAGCAAATCGAGTTAATAAGAATCTGTTACTACAAACGAAAACTCTCAACCTGTAGTCTTTGCGGCAAAGATACGGTAAGTGAGTCAGTAAGCGACTCATTAACTTACCAACTAACTGACTCACTTACCGACTAAAATTCCGTATCTTCGCGGTCTTGTTAACTTTTGTTAAAACTCCCCCATTGGGATGAAGGAACATATTGACCCGAGCAATCTACCCCAGCACATAGCCGTTATCATGGACGGGAACGGACGTTGGGCAAAACGGCAGGGCCTTGCCAGGGTGTTTGGCCACAACAGCGCCATAAAGGCCGTACGTGAAGTGACGGAAGGATGCGCTGAATTGGGTGTAAAATACCTGACTCTTTACGCTTTTTCAACCGAGAACTGGAATCGCCCTAAATACGAGGTAGACGCGTTGATGACGCTGCTGGTTCGCACCATACGGGGAGAAATCAAGACGCTGATGGACAACAACGTGCGGCTGGCAACTATTGGCCACACGGAAAGTTTGCCCGGCGACTGCCAGCGCGAGTTGGCCGAAGCCATGCGTGAAACCAGCCAGAATACCGGTTTAACGCTTGTTTTGGCGTTAAGCTACAGTGGCCGCTGGGAGATTCTGGAGGCAGCCAGACAACTGGCCGCTGATGTACGCGATGGCAAACTGACACCGGATCAGATTGATGAAACCACCTTTGGTCAGCATCTTTCCACGAAGGGTATACCCGACCCCGAACTGATGATCCGAACTAGTGGTGAAATGCGTA is a window of Spirosoma linguale DSM 74 DNA encoding:
- a CDS encoding undecaprenyl diphosphate synthase (KEGG: geo:Geob_1518 undecaprenyl diphosphate synthase~TIGRFAM: undecaprenyl diphosphate synthase~PFAM: Di-trans-poly-cis-decaprenylcistransferase), translated to MKEHIDPSNLPQHIAVIMDGNGRWAKRQGLARVFGHNSAIKAVREVTEGCAELGVKYLTLYAFSTENWNRPKYEVDALMTLLVRTIRGEIKTLMDNNVRLATIGHTESLPGDCQRELAEAMRETSQNTGLTLVLALSYSGRWEILEAARQLAADVRDGKLTPDQIDETTFGQHLSTKGIPDPELMIRTSGEMRISNFMLWQLAYSELYMPDVLWPDFRKEHLYNAIVSYQQRERRFGKTSEQLVK